Proteins encoded in a region of the Streptomyces violaceoruber genome:
- a CDS encoding ABC transporter substrate-binding protein: MRPRHLRAGAALLCLTALTTLVSCGSSDEAGDGRTTVDYWLWDDLQLPAYQECATAFEKANPDIAVRITQTAWNQYWQNLTTQLVSGEAPDVWTNQATYYPQFAAGNQLLDLQPYVERDGLDVSAYQAGLADTWVKDDKRYGLPKDWDTMAVVYNTDMLKRQGVDLAALNDLTWNPADGGTLEQVIARATVDSEGRNGLDPAFDKDHVEVYGFLPEWADGAQGQNGWGNFAAANGFEYLDKNPWGTHYKFDDPRLAETVSWFRHLIDKGYAPRLDQQSSVARTELLIAGKGAMSLAGSFTVSSFTGPKVKQDFGFAAMPVGPAGRKSALNGLADSVWAGTDHKEEAWKWVKYLASADCQDRVAAHGVVFPALKSSTEKALAAHEADGDDVRAFTDAVGTKGVTFQLPVTEHGTEISPLVQDAIQSAILGQEDAADALESVNGKVNGLFD; the protein is encoded by the coding sequence ATGAGACCCCGACACCTGCGCGCCGGCGCGGCCCTGCTGTGTCTGACTGCCCTCACCACTCTCGTCTCCTGCGGCAGCTCCGACGAGGCGGGCGACGGGCGGACCACCGTCGACTACTGGCTGTGGGACGACCTCCAGCTCCCCGCCTACCAGGAGTGCGCGACCGCCTTCGAGAAGGCCAACCCGGACATCGCGGTCAGGATCACGCAGACCGCGTGGAACCAGTACTGGCAGAACCTCACCACGCAACTGGTCTCCGGCGAGGCGCCCGACGTGTGGACCAACCAGGCCACCTACTATCCGCAGTTCGCCGCCGGCAACCAGCTCCTGGACCTCCAGCCCTACGTGGAGCGGGACGGGCTCGACGTCTCCGCCTACCAGGCGGGCCTCGCCGACACCTGGGTGAAGGACGACAAGCGCTACGGCCTGCCCAAGGACTGGGACACCATGGCCGTCGTCTACAACACCGACATGCTGAAGAGGCAGGGCGTGGACCTCGCCGCCCTGAACGACCTGACGTGGAACCCGGCGGACGGCGGCACCCTGGAGCAGGTGATCGCCAGGGCCACGGTGGACAGCGAGGGCCGCAACGGTCTCGACCCCGCCTTCGACAAGGACCACGTGGAGGTCTACGGCTTCCTGCCCGAATGGGCCGACGGCGCCCAGGGCCAGAACGGCTGGGGCAACTTCGCCGCCGCCAACGGGTTCGAGTACCTCGACAAGAACCCCTGGGGCACGCACTACAAGTTCGACGACCCCAGACTCGCCGAGACCGTCTCGTGGTTCCGGCACCTGATCGACAAGGGCTACGCGCCCCGCCTCGACCAGCAGTCGAGCGTGGCCAGGACCGAACTGCTCATCGCCGGGAAGGGCGCCATGTCGCTCGCGGGCTCCTTCACCGTCTCCAGCTTCACCGGGCCCAAGGTCAAGCAGGACTTCGGGTTCGCGGCGATGCCGGTCGGCCCGGCCGGCCGCAAGAGCGCCCTCAACGGCCTCGCGGACTCCGTCTGGGCCGGCACGGACCACAAGGAGGAGGCGTGGAAGTGGGTCAAGTACCTCGCGTCGGCCGACTGCCAGGACCGGGTCGCCGCGCACGGTGTCGTCTTTCCCGCGCTGAAGAGTTCCACCGAGAAGGCCCTCGCCGCACACGAGGCCGACGGTGACGACGTGCGCGCCTTCACCGACGCCGTCGGGACGAAGGGCGTCACCTTCCAGCTTCCCGTCACCGAGCACGGCACCGAGATCAGTCCTCTCGTGCAGGACGCCATCCAGTCGGCGATCCTCGGCCAGGAGGACGCCGCCGATGCCCTGGAGTCGGTCAACGGCAAGGTGAACGGCCTCTTCGACTAG
- a CDS encoding carbohydrate ABC transporter permease, which produces MTRIRTRVSPGRIAAWALLVVALFATVFPFYWMVRTALTPAADLYTDSTGLVPDHPTMINFLRVLGLTSQEEAVAAGGSGAQVDFLRYLLNSVVYSGLIAVLQTLFCAMAGYAFARLRFPGRDLVFGVLIAALMVPPIFTVLPNFVLVKDLGWLNTFVGMVAPSVLMTPFAVFFLRQFFLSVPREVEEAAILDGVGPWGIFWRVVMPMTRGPLLTVGLTTTVWAWKDYLWPLLSGRDEETRVLTVALGIFQQQSPNTQPDWTGLMAGSALSVLPVLVLLILLGRRLVESLNFTGMK; this is translated from the coding sequence ATGACACGCATCAGGACCAGAGTCTCCCCCGGCCGGATCGCCGCGTGGGCCCTGCTCGTCGTCGCGCTGTTCGCGACCGTCTTCCCCTTCTACTGGATGGTCCGCACCGCGCTGACCCCGGCGGCCGACCTGTACACCGATTCCACCGGGCTGGTCCCGGACCACCCCACGATGATCAACTTCCTGCGGGTGCTGGGACTGACCAGCCAGGAGGAAGCCGTGGCGGCCGGGGGCTCCGGCGCGCAGGTCGACTTCCTGCGGTACCTGCTCAACTCGGTGGTCTACAGCGGGCTGATCGCCGTGCTGCAGACGCTGTTCTGCGCGATGGCCGGCTACGCCTTCGCCCGGCTGCGCTTCCCCGGCCGAGACCTGGTCTTCGGGGTGCTGATCGCCGCGCTGATGGTGCCCCCGATCTTCACCGTGCTGCCCAACTTCGTGCTGGTGAAGGACCTGGGCTGGCTGAACACCTTCGTCGGCATGGTCGCGCCGAGCGTGCTGATGACGCCGTTCGCGGTCTTCTTCCTGCGGCAGTTCTTCCTGTCGGTCCCCCGCGAGGTGGAGGAGGCCGCGATCCTGGACGGCGTGGGTCCCTGGGGGATCTTCTGGCGGGTGGTGATGCCCATGACCCGGGGCCCGCTGCTCACCGTCGGACTCACCACCACGGTGTGGGCCTGGAAGGACTACCTGTGGCCGCTGCTGTCCGGCCGGGACGAGGAGACGCGGGTACTCACCGTCGCCCTCGGCATCTTCCAGCAGCAGTCGCCCAACACCCAGCCCGACTGGACCGGACTGATGGCGGGGTCCGCCCTCTCCGTGCTGCCCGTGCTCGTCCTCCTGATCCTCCTCGGCCGCCGGCTCGTCGAGTCCCTGAACTTCACCGGCATGAAGTGA
- a CDS encoding carbohydrate ABC transporter permease: MGAHTAVAPPHPGAGTSPGGASAPRRTRRPRDDRKAAWLFLAPALLGFALFYAYPTVRGIYYSLTDYSLIATPDFVGGDNYSRLIGDEQFWNALQVTGYYVLVNIVSQTLLALVLATLMHRLTRSVALRAMLLVPWLVPNVTVGLLWMWLLDTNLGLVNHVLNAMGMGTTGFFTSPDWAMPSVAAVNTWAYTGYTALLLYAGMLQVPQYLYESASLDGAGEWRMFTRITLPLLRPVLSLVLVVSLIGSFQIFDTIAVTTKGGPVSATRVIYYYIYEQAFTNFHMGYASAVAVVLALILGVLTAVQMRLLRASRSDLA; this comes from the coding sequence ATGGGCGCACACACGGCGGTGGCGCCACCGCATCCAGGTGCCGGTACGTCGCCGGGCGGGGCCTCGGCGCCGCGCCGGACTCGCCGGCCCCGCGACGACCGGAAGGCGGCGTGGCTGTTCCTGGCGCCGGCCCTGCTCGGCTTCGCGCTCTTCTACGCGTATCCGACCGTGCGGGGCATCTACTACTCGCTCACCGACTACAGCCTCATCGCCACGCCCGACTTCGTCGGCGGGGACAACTACAGCCGGCTGATCGGCGACGAGCAGTTCTGGAACGCACTGCAGGTCACCGGCTACTACGTCCTGGTGAACATCGTGTCGCAGACCCTGCTGGCACTGGTCCTGGCGACGCTGATGCACCGTCTGACCCGATCGGTGGCACTGCGGGCGATGCTGCTGGTCCCCTGGCTGGTACCCAACGTGACCGTGGGCCTGCTGTGGATGTGGCTGCTCGACACCAACCTCGGCCTGGTCAACCATGTACTGAACGCCATGGGCATGGGCACCACGGGCTTCTTCACCTCCCCCGACTGGGCGATGCCGAGCGTGGCCGCGGTCAACACCTGGGCCTACACCGGCTACACGGCGCTGCTGCTCTACGCCGGCATGCTTCAGGTCCCGCAGTACCTCTACGAGAGCGCCTCGCTGGACGGGGCCGGTGAGTGGCGGATGTTCACGAGGATCACGCTGCCGCTGCTGCGGCCGGTGCTCTCGCTGGTGCTGGTGGTGTCGCTCATCGGCTCGTTCCAGATCTTCGACACGATCGCCGTGACCACCAAGGGCGGGCCGGTCAGCGCCACCCGGGTCATCTACTACTACATCTACGAACAGGCCTTCACCAACTTCCACATGGGCTACGCCTCCGCCGTGGCCGTGGTGCTCGCGCTCATCCTCGGCGTACTGACGGCCGTACAGATGCGCCTGCTGCGCGCTTCCCGCTCGGACCTGGCCTGA
- a CDS encoding lanthionine synthetase C family protein, with protein sequence MSGTTEGGSPEHTMDGFSGSGTREAPAGESPRALRERAGAVSAEILDRLADPAATVAATRIPAQAADDGVAEPIWAELTLGSGSPGLALAFAGASRDAARQVPRAHAYLTAGTRAVSGRPGTAGGVFKGPGALAFAVLLAHRTTGGYVSALQRFDAYQRDLVRTVLPPVEDRPLPTIGHYEVVRGLTGVGRYLLARAESCEEPLTAVLDYLVRLSLGTVEHQGADVPRWWALDAPRIGSEAAFPGGHLNLGLSHGVAGPLALLALAWEQGVRVPRQREAMEATAALLRTWAVADRYGLFWPGYLSFAQWQRGPAAYDGTAKWPAWCYGAPGVSRALQLAGRALGRADFSDLARASVERLLVLPRPAWGIDDHALCHGWAGALHQLGRLNEGWQDSRLAELRDGIAADLVSAFDPELPFGLRFTMTKVPFGSDVSGYLDGAAGVALALDSYAAAGTPADWDMPLLLA encoded by the coding sequence ATGAGCGGCACCACCGAGGGCGGGTCACCGGAGCACACGATGGACGGGTTCAGCGGGAGCGGGACGCGCGAGGCCCCGGCCGGCGAGTCCCCTCGGGCCCTCCGGGAACGGGCCGGAGCCGTCTCCGCCGAGATCCTGGACCGGCTCGCCGACCCCGCCGCCACGGTGGCGGCCACGCGCATCCCCGCCCAGGCGGCGGACGACGGGGTGGCCGAGCCGATCTGGGCCGAGCTCACCCTCGGCAGCGGCAGCCCCGGGCTGGCGCTGGCGTTCGCGGGCGCCTCCCGGGACGCGGCGCGGCAGGTGCCGCGCGCCCACGCGTATCTCACGGCGGGAACCCGCGCCGTCTCGGGGCGGCCCGGCACCGCGGGCGGGGTCTTCAAGGGGCCGGGGGCCCTGGCGTTCGCCGTGCTGCTCGCCCACCGCACCACCGGGGGCTACGTCTCCGCGCTCCAGCGCTTCGACGCCTACCAGCGCGACCTCGTGCGGACCGTCCTGCCGCCCGTGGAGGACCGGCCGCTGCCCACCATCGGTCACTACGAGGTGGTCCGTGGTCTGACCGGCGTGGGCCGCTATCTGCTGGCCCGCGCGGAGAGCTGCGAGGAGCCGCTGACGGCGGTGCTCGACTACCTCGTGCGCCTGTCGCTCGGCACCGTGGAGCACCAAGGCGCGGACGTGCCGCGCTGGTGGGCCCTGGACGCGCCCAGGATCGGCTCCGAGGCGGCGTTCCCCGGCGGCCATCTCAACCTGGGCCTCTCGCACGGCGTCGCCGGGCCGCTCGCCCTGCTGGCCCTGGCCTGGGAGCAGGGTGTGCGGGTGCCGCGGCAGCGGGAGGCCATGGAGGCGACGGCCGCGCTGCTGCGGACCTGGGCGGTCGCGGACCGGTACGGCCTCTTCTGGCCCGGCTACCTCTCCTTCGCGCAGTGGCAACGGGGGCCCGCCGCCTACGACGGCACCGCGAAGTGGCCGGCCTGGTGCTACGGGGCTCCCGGAGTTTCCCGCGCCCTGCAACTGGCCGGACGGGCGCTCGGCCGGGCGGACTTCTCCGACCTCGCCCGCGCCTCGGTGGAGCGGCTGCTGGTCCTCCCCCGGCCGGCCTGGGGCATCGACGACCACGCACTGTGCCACGGTTGGGCCGGGGCGCTGCACCAGCTCGGCCGGCTCAACGAGGGGTGGCAGGACTCGCGGCTGGCCGAACTGCGGGACGGCATCGCCGCCGACCTCGTCTCCGCCTTCGACCCTGAACTGCCGTTCGGACTGCGCTTCACGATGACGAAGGTGCCGTTCGGCTCCGACGTCTCCGGCTACCTCGACGGGGCCGCCGGTGTCGCGCTCGCCCTGGACTCGTACGCGGCGGCCGGCACACCGGCCGACTGGGACATGCCGTTGCTGCTGGCCTGA
- a CDS encoding lantibiotic dehydratase — translation MAAESEAHRAAAVFEVREPVLVRMASRPRGAAPATVDAAEPVSGARQLAADPLLGQAVRVASGSLAHSLARLTTDEGASALGRKRTLSAARTLTRYARRAGARPTPFGLFAGVGTARFGSVAKAGPGTGEVAVRLDGAWLRRRVLAWLEEPSVRRRVDVVLNDLCFVRDGRLYLRTGAQEQSVRDNALVGAVRERARNPVPYADLLVSLAERFPALDTERLDGQLAGLLQHGFLLTSITPHRIDVALLDGIEAVLDGALPDDARALRDVRAACARHQQDPPGMGGDSWQDALDAVRRLDVPGTGDDTHARPPLHVDLHVPGEFVVPEAVGREVCRYAAAIWAITPQWTTLAYMRDYREHFIERYGTACAVPLGELVDPHRGLGLPSEYGAEPVYARGGPGDEADGPRRAMIGELLQEAVLSGGDLVLTDEVVGRLGEVAGHDPAAAPPRSLELCFQVLSESTAALDRGEFRLLGSPHIGAWTAGATAGRFAAAAGLTDELARLAAESTDDTVITAQVELMPHEPRGLNIVQVPRLLPYRIPVGVPDDRRDPRCLDWRSLLVAAGSDGLRLLNPRSGRPVRPVLPHMLALDTQAPPVARFLMDLATARPRVWSGWNWAGHDALPYLPRVRYGRVVAVPGRWLPGRRLRDAARAQGAGAWEQGLDAWRRRLAVPDRLQIARNDQMYPVDLRERWDRDLLRAELTAAQPRFVLYEDLTADGAGLGWNGGHSTEIVVPLAAARRATGRTAPGRAEPARGRTVPPVRPVPVRPAPVRIHLPGEDWLFVKWYAEPSAHDALLTEHLPALLSEVEDEVDRWFFLRYLDPEPHLRLRFHGDPGALNGRVLPAISRVTRALVESGALRTMALDTYRPESDRYGGEAVQEAAERFFRTDSLSALVQLRALRGPARALPGAVLAGLGHAVLLESLGDWDWCGWVDRMFTKTVEHEVYQRHRAVADRLIGPGRAVSSAAAALGAPSLGALWSESPEPRAYGELILSAPEADRDEALLSLLHMRHNRLFGIDRAAEARGYAVLRGAVRTHAGRRRHESGSGIGSGR, via the coding sequence GTGGCGGCGGAGTCCGAAGCCCACCGGGCAGCAGCGGTCTTCGAGGTACGGGAGCCCGTACTGGTCCGGATGGCGAGCCGGCCGCGGGGAGCCGCTCCGGCCACGGTCGACGCGGCCGAGCCGGTCTCCGGAGCGCGGCAGCTCGCCGCCGATCCCCTGCTCGGCCAGGCGGTCCGGGTCGCCAGCGGCTCGCTGGCCCACAGCCTGGCCCGTCTGACCACTGACGAGGGCGCCTCCGCCCTGGGGCGCAAGCGGACCCTGAGCGCCGCGCGGACCCTGACCCGGTACGCCCGCCGCGCCGGAGCGCGCCCCACCCCGTTCGGCCTGTTCGCGGGTGTCGGCACGGCCCGGTTCGGTTCCGTGGCCAAGGCCGGGCCGGGGACCGGTGAGGTCGCGGTCCGGCTCGACGGGGCGTGGCTGCGCCGACGGGTACTGGCCTGGCTCGAGGAGCCGTCCGTCCGCCGGCGCGTGGACGTCGTACTCAACGACCTGTGTTTCGTGCGGGACGGGCGGCTGTATCTGCGTACCGGTGCGCAAGAGCAGTCGGTGCGCGACAACGCGCTGGTCGGCGCCGTGCGCGAGCGGGCGCGGAATCCGGTGCCGTACGCGGACCTCCTCGTGTCGCTGGCGGAACGCTTCCCGGCGCTGGACACCGAGCGGCTCGACGGTCAGCTGGCCGGTCTCCTGCAACACGGCTTCCTGCTCACCTCGATCACCCCGCACCGCATCGACGTCGCGCTGCTCGACGGCATCGAGGCGGTCCTGGACGGGGCGCTTCCCGACGACGCGCGGGCGCTGCGGGACGTACGGGCGGCCTGCGCCCGGCATCAGCAGGATCCTCCGGGGATGGGCGGCGACTCCTGGCAGGACGCCCTGGACGCGGTCCGCCGACTCGACGTCCCCGGAACGGGCGACGACACGCACGCCCGGCCGCCTCTGCACGTGGATCTGCACGTGCCCGGGGAGTTCGTCGTCCCCGAGGCGGTCGGCCGGGAGGTGTGCCGGTACGCGGCCGCGATCTGGGCGATCACCCCGCAGTGGACGACGCTGGCGTACATGCGGGACTACCGCGAGCATTTCATCGAGCGCTACGGCACCGCCTGTGCCGTGCCGTTGGGCGAGCTGGTCGACCCGCACCGCGGACTCGGCCTGCCCTCCGAGTACGGCGCGGAGCCGGTGTACGCGCGCGGCGGCCCCGGCGACGAGGCGGACGGGCCCAGGCGCGCGATGATCGGCGAGCTGTTGCAGGAGGCCGTCCTGTCCGGCGGTGACCTGGTGCTGACCGACGAGGTCGTAGGGCGTCTCGGCGAGGTCGCCGGGCACGATCCCGCAGCCGCGCCGCCGCGCAGCCTCGAACTCTGCTTCCAGGTGCTCTCCGAGAGCACCGCGGCGCTGGACCGCGGTGAGTTCCGGCTGCTCGGCAGCCCGCACATCGGCGCCTGGACCGCGGGCGCCACCGCGGGGCGGTTCGCGGCGGCGGCCGGCCTCACCGACGAACTCGCCCGGCTGGCCGCCGAGAGCACCGACGACACGGTGATCACGGCGCAGGTCGAGCTGATGCCCCACGAGCCGCGCGGGCTCAACATCGTCCAAGTGCCCCGGCTGCTGCCGTACCGCATCCCCGTCGGCGTACCCGACGACCGGCGCGACCCCCGCTGTCTGGACTGGCGCTCGCTGCTCGTCGCCGCCGGCTCCGACGGACTGCGGCTGCTGAATCCGCGGAGCGGCCGTCCGGTCCGTCCCGTGCTGCCGCACATGCTGGCCCTGGACACGCAGGCGCCGCCGGTGGCCCGGTTCCTCATGGATCTCGCGACCGCCCGGCCCCGCGTGTGGTCGGGCTGGAACTGGGCGGGGCACGACGCGCTGCCGTATCTGCCGCGGGTCCGGTACGGGCGGGTGGTGGCCGTGCCCGGGCGCTGGCTGCCGGGCCGACGGCTGCGCGACGCGGCCCGGGCACAGGGCGCCGGGGCATGGGAGCAGGGCCTCGACGCCTGGCGACGGCGGCTGGCCGTACCGGACCGGCTGCAGATCGCGCGCAACGACCAGATGTACCCCGTCGACCTGCGTGAGCGTTGGGACCGGGACCTGTTGCGTGCCGAACTGACGGCCGCACAGCCTCGGTTCGTCCTCTACGAGGATCTGACGGCGGACGGCGCCGGGCTCGGCTGGAACGGCGGGCACAGCACGGAGATCGTGGTGCCCCTCGCGGCGGCGCGACGGGCCACCGGGCGCACGGCGCCGGGGCGCGCCGAGCCGGCGCGGGGACGGACCGTCCCGCCCGTGCGGCCCGTTCCCGTCCGGCCTGCTCCGGTCCGGATCCATCTGCCGGGCGAGGACTGGCTGTTCGTCAAGTGGTACGCCGAACCGTCGGCCCACGACGCTCTGCTCACCGAGCATCTGCCCGCCCTGCTCTCCGAGGTGGAGGACGAGGTCGACCGCTGGTTCTTCCTGCGCTACCTGGACCCCGAGCCGCATCTGCGACTGCGGTTCCACGGCGACCCCGGGGCGCTGAACGGTCGGGTGCTGCCCGCGATCAGCCGGGTGACTCGGGCCCTCGTCGAGAGCGGGGCCCTGCGGACGATGGCCCTCGACACGTACCGGCCCGAGAGCGACCGGTACGGGGGTGAGGCCGTGCAGGAGGCCGCCGAGCGCTTCTTCCGCACCGACAGCCTGTCGGCGCTCGTGCAGTTGCGCGCGCTGCGGGGCCCCGCGCGGGCGCTCCCCGGTGCCGTGCTCGCCGGGCTCGGGCACGCGGTGCTGCTGGAATCCCTCGGGGACTGGGACTGGTGCGGCTGGGTCGACCGGATGTTCACGAAGACCGTGGAGCACGAGGTCTACCAGCGGCACCGGGCCGTCGCCGACCGGCTGATCGGGCCGGGCCGCGCGGTGTCGTCGGCCGCGGCGGCACTCGGGGCGCCGTCCCTCGGCGCGCTGTGGTCCGAGTCGCCCGAGCCGCGCGCCTACGGGGAGTTGATCCTGTCCGCCCCGGAGGCCGACCGCGACGAGGCCCTCCTGTCGCTGCTGCACATGCGGCACAACCGCCTCTTCGGCATCGACCGGGCGGCCGAGGCGCGGGGGTACGCGGTGCTGCGTGGCGCGGTACGCACCCATGCCGGCCGCCGGCGGCACGAGAGCGGGAGCGGGATCGGGAGCGGACGATGA
- the lanA gene encoding SCO0268 family class II lanthipeptide — MRTEIVLSHEAPELDLDLDLRVSDLPEQAASFGEGTFTSPSSYAIGTRCPICC, encoded by the coding sequence ATGCGTACCGAGATCGTTCTGTCCCACGAAGCCCCCGAGCTCGACCTCGACCTGGACCTGCGCGTCTCCGATCTCCCGGAGCAGGCCGCGTCGTTCGGCGAGGGCACCTTCACGTCGCCGAGCAGCTACGCGATCGGCACGCGCTGCCCCATCTGCTGCTGA
- a CDS encoding alpha/beta fold hydrolase, with protein sequence MSTTQHTLVPVYDHRTGTGPTLVFLHYWGGSARTWDLVVDRLPGRAVAAVDFRGWGRSRALPGPYTLGRFADDTLAVLADAGITDYVLVGHSMGGKVAQLVAATRPAGLRAIVLVGSGPAKPAARVTPEYREALSHAYDSAESVAGARDHVLTATELPAALKARIVTDSRNVTDAARIEWPLRGIAQDITEHTRRIDVPALVVAGEHDQVEPAGVLRDNLVPYLARADFVVVPRTGHLIPLEAPADLADAVTAFATAV encoded by the coding sequence ATGAGCACCACGCAGCACACGCTTGTGCCCGTTTACGACCATCGGACCGGGACCGGGCCGACCCTTGTGTTCCTTCACTACTGGGGTGGTTCCGCCCGCACCTGGGACCTCGTCGTCGACCGCCTGCCGGGCCGTGCCGTGGCCGCGGTCGACTTCCGCGGGTGGGGCCGGTCGAGGGCGCTCCCCGGCCCCTACACGCTCGGTCGGTTCGCCGACGACACGCTCGCCGTACTCGCGGACGCGGGCATCACCGACTACGTGCTGGTGGGACATTCGATGGGGGGTAAGGTCGCCCAGCTGGTGGCGGCCACCCGGCCCGCGGGGCTGCGCGCAATCGTTCTCGTCGGCTCCGGACCCGCGAAGCCCGCCGCCCGGGTCACTCCCGAGTACCGGGAAGCCCTGTCCCACGCCTACGACTCCGCCGAGTCCGTGGCCGGGGCACGGGACCACGTCCTCACGGCGACCGAGCTGCCCGCCGCGCTCAAGGCGCGGATCGTGACCGATTCACGGAACGTCACCGACGCCGCCCGCATCGAGTGGCCCCTGCGCGGCATCGCGCAGGACATCACCGAGCACACCCGCCGGATCGACGTGCCCGCTCTCGTGGTCGCCGGAGAACACGACCAGGTGGAACCGGCCGGTGTACTCCGCGACAACCTGGTGCCCTACCTCGCCCGAGCCGACTTCGTGGTGGTCCCCCGCACCGGGCACCTGATCCCGCTGGAGGCTCCGGCCGACCTGGCCGACGCCGTCACCGCGTTCGCCACGGCGGTCTGA
- a CDS encoding helix-turn-helix domain-containing protein — protein sequence MSEIRQMTYQPPGRGAASVETMTFGRLRELNDGGTQRADFHVLAAVDAGRGSVTVDFRLHPLQDRSAVWIPPGAVHRWDDVAEVEGDLVLFVPTAPVTHATRELVASPDPAAHWIVPAADWPFVDAARGHLRLEASAPPSDSSTELPAILLSALIARLHPPHAEARLAHPVFRLFRSSVEANFRQHHDAGYYARTLGYAPRTLSRAVRQATGRTAKAYVVERLVLEAKRLLAHERLTAARCAGVLGFPDASNFSVFFHKATGERPGAWQAAATGPGVPTASTPPEPVT from the coding sequence GTGAGCGAGATCCGGCAGATGACCTACCAGCCCCCCGGCCGCGGCGCCGCCTCGGTCGAGACGATGACGTTCGGCCGCCTCCGCGAGCTGAACGACGGCGGCACGCAGCGCGCCGACTTCCACGTCCTTGCCGCCGTCGACGCCGGACGCGGCTCCGTCACGGTCGACTTCCGCCTCCACCCCCTCCAGGACCGGTCCGCGGTGTGGATTCCCCCCGGCGCGGTGCACCGGTGGGACGACGTCGCCGAGGTGGAGGGGGACCTCGTACTGTTCGTGCCGACCGCTCCCGTCACCCACGCCACCCGCGAACTCGTCGCCTCCCCCGACCCGGCAGCGCACTGGATCGTCCCCGCCGCCGACTGGCCCTTCGTCGACGCGGCGCGCGGCCATCTCCGCCTCGAAGCGTCCGCCCCACCGAGTGACTCCTCGACGGAACTGCCCGCGATCCTGCTCTCCGCACTCATCGCGCGGCTGCACCCGCCGCACGCCGAAGCACGACTCGCCCATCCGGTGTTCCGCCTGTTCCGCTCCAGCGTCGAGGCGAACTTCCGGCAGCACCACGACGCCGGCTACTACGCCCGCACGCTGGGATACGCGCCCCGCACCCTCTCACGTGCGGTGCGGCAGGCCACCGGCCGTACGGCGAAGGCATACGTCGTGGAACGGCTCGTGCTGGAGGCCAAGCGGCTCCTCGCGCACGAGCGACTCACCGCCGCCCGCTGCGCCGGCGTCCTGGGCTTCCCCGACGCGTCCAACTTCTCGGTGTTCTTCCACAAGGCCACGGGTGAGCGTCCGGGCGCGTGGCAGGCGGCGGCGACCGGCCCCGGGGTTCCGACCGCCTCGACGCCGCCGGAGCCCGTCACGTGA
- a CDS encoding VOC family protein — MITNDFAPGSPCWLDLGSPDVAGTAAFYGGVFGWTYEAMGEDAEGGMFRKDGKIVAGLGRLTEEGARSAWMIYYSVTDADATTQAVQRAGGTVRVAPTDLDDWGRMAQYSDPSGGQFAVWQPGRTRGVELVDQPGTLCWTELYTSDAAAAKEFYGGVLGWRFGDMAVPGGEGTYSLITPSGLSEDRMHGGLMQLDERDLTLTGGRAYWHPVFAVTDCDAAVSAVTAHGGSVQMGPADAEGVGRLAVCLDPSKADFVVLAPASG; from the coding sequence GTGATCACCAACGACTTCGCCCCCGGCTCCCCCTGCTGGCTCGACCTCGGGTCCCCGGACGTCGCCGGGACGGCGGCCTTCTACGGCGGCGTGTTCGGGTGGACGTACGAGGCCATGGGGGAAGACGCGGAAGGCGGCATGTTCCGCAAGGACGGCAAGATCGTCGCCGGTCTCGGCAGGCTCACCGAAGAAGGCGCGCGCTCCGCCTGGATGATCTACTACTCCGTCACCGACGCGGACGCCACCACTCAGGCGGTGCAGCGCGCCGGCGGCACGGTGCGGGTGGCGCCGACGGACCTGGACGACTGGGGCCGGATGGCTCAGTACAGTGACCCGTCCGGCGGTCAGTTCGCCGTATGGCAGCCGGGCCGGACCAGGGGCGTCGAGCTCGTGGACCAGCCCGGGACGCTGTGCTGGACGGAGCTGTACACGAGCGACGCCGCGGCGGCCAAGGAGTTCTACGGCGGGGTCCTGGGCTGGCGGTTCGGCGACATGGCGGTGCCGGGCGGCGAAGGCACGTACTCCCTCATCACTCCTTCCGGCCTGTCCGAGGACCGGATGCACGGCGGCCTGATGCAGCTCGACGAGCGGGATCTCACCCTGACGGGCGGCCGGGCGTACTGGCACCCGGTGTTCGCCGTCACCGACTGCGACGCCGCGGTCTCCGCGGTCACGGCGCATGGCGGCAGCGTGCAGATGGGGCCTGCCGACGCGGAGGGCGTCGGACGTCTGGCGGTGTGCCTCGATCCGTCGAAGGCGGACTTCGTGGTGCTGGCTCCGGCCTCGGGATGA